A genomic region of Desulforamulus hydrothermalis Lam5 = DSM 18033 contains the following coding sequences:
- the ilvB gene encoding biosynthetic-type acetolactate synthase large subunit, which produces MKMSGAEILIDSLKEMGVETIFGYPGGQALPIYDALYDADIHHVLTRHEQGAVHAADGYARASGRVGVCLATSGPGATNLVTGIANAYMDSVPLVAITGQVPTAMLGRDSFQEVDITGITLPITKHNYIVKDIRDLGRIVKEAFYIAGTGRPGPVLIDIPRDVSSGAMDYHRNGFLDLPGYNPPRKAREELVNQALQAIAASRRPVIYAGGGIISAGAHEELLRLSESLLAPVATTLMGLGGFPGDHPLSLGMLGMHGSKYANYAICECDLLIAVGVRFDDRVTGKVESFAPNAKIIHIDIDPAELGKNVRVDIAIAGDVKTVLRQLLERIEAKLQSAWRDKIAAWKKEYPLDFNEQGSNLKPQQVIREIYRQTGGQARITTEVGQHQMWAAHYYTYTRPRSFISSGGLGTMGYGFPAAIGVQVACPGETVFDIAGDGSIQMNIQELATAVDYNLPVNVAIMNNGYLGMVRQWQEMFYNRRYSYSEMNNPDFVKLAEAYGAEGYQVTRREEVAEVLQAAIQSSKPVLMDFVIEREENVLPFVPPGKALNEMIG; this is translated from the coding sequence ATGAAAATGTCCGGAGCGGAAATTTTAATTGACAGTTTAAAAGAAATGGGCGTCGAAACCATTTTCGGCTACCCGGGCGGGCAGGCGCTCCCCATTTACGACGCCCTGTACGATGCGGATATTCATCACGTTTTAACCCGTCACGAACAGGGGGCGGTGCACGCCGCCGACGGCTATGCCCGGGCTTCCGGCCGGGTGGGGGTATGCCTGGCCACTTCCGGCCCCGGCGCCACCAACCTGGTAACCGGCATTGCCAACGCTTACATGGATTCGGTGCCGCTGGTGGCCATCACCGGCCAGGTGCCCACTGCCATGCTGGGCCGGGATTCTTTCCAGGAGGTAGACATTACCGGCATCACCCTGCCTATTACCAAGCACAACTATATAGTTAAAGACATCCGGGATCTGGGCCGAATTGTTAAAGAAGCCTTTTACATTGCCGGTACCGGCCGTCCCGGCCCGGTTTTGATTGACATTCCCAGGGATGTTTCTTCCGGTGCCATGGATTACCACCGCAACGGTTTCCTGGACCTGCCGGGCTACAACCCGCCCCGCAAAGCCCGGGAAGAGCTGGTTAACCAGGCGCTGCAAGCCATTGCCGCCAGCCGGCGGCCGGTTATCTATGCCGGCGGCGGCATCATCAGCGCCGGCGCCCATGAAGAACTGCTGCGGCTGTCCGAGTCATTGCTGGCGCCGGTGGCCACCACCCTGATGGGGCTGGGAGGCTTTCCCGGCGATCACCCGCTGTCCCTGGGCATGCTGGGCATGCACGGTTCCAAGTACGCCAACTATGCCATCTGCGAATGCGATTTACTGATTGCTGTAGGAGTTCGCTTTGATGACCGGGTCACCGGCAAGGTAGAATCCTTTGCTCCCAACGCCAAAATCATCCATATTGATATTGACCCGGCCGAGCTGGGCAAAAATGTAAGGGTGGATATTGCCATTGCCGGAGATGTGAAGACGGTACTCCGCCAGCTGCTGGAACGCATTGAAGCAAAACTGCAGTCGGCCTGGCGGGATAAAATTGCCGCCTGGAAAAAGGAATATCCCCTTGATTTTAATGAGCAGGGCAGTAATTTAAAGCCCCAGCAGGTGATCCGGGAGATTTACCGGCAGACCGGCGGCCAGGCCCGCATTACCACCGAAGTGGGCCAGCACCAGATGTGGGCAGCCCACTATTACACCTACACCCGGCCCCGTTCCTTTATCTCCTCCGGCGGCCTGGGCACCATGGGTTACGGTTTTCCGGCCGCCATCGGCGTTCAGGTGGCCTGCCCGGGAGAAACAGTCTTTGACATCGCCGGCGACGGCAGCATTCAAATGAACATCCAGGAGCTGGCCACCGCAGTGGATTACAACCTGCCGGTTAATGTGGCCATTATGAATAACGGCTACCTGGGCATGGTGCGCCAGTGGCAGGAAATGTTTTATAACCGGCGCTATTCCTACAGCGAGATGAACAACCCGGACTTTGTTAAACTGGCCGAAGCCTACGGCGCCGAGGGTTACCAGGTAACCCGCCGGGAGGAAGTGGCCGAGGTACTGCAGGCTGCCATCCAGTCAAGCAAACCTGTTTTGATGGATTTTGTGATTGAGAGAGAAGAAAACGTCTTGCCCTTTGTGCCGCCGGGCAAGGCGCTGAACGAAATGATAGGTTAG
- the ilvN gene encoding acetolactate synthase small subunit produces the protein MYHTLAVLVENSPGVLARVAGLFSRRGYNIDSLAVGRTDNPAISRMTIVVEGDERVLEQVSKQLHKLVDVIKISDITSSPHVDRELVLIKVNAESGTRGEIMQIAQIFRANIVDYGHKNLTLECTGNQEKINAFEEALRPFGIRELVRTGKVAMLRGAKYTNLNRTKEED, from the coding sequence ATGTACCATACACTGGCGGTATTAGTGGAAAACAGCCCCGGAGTGCTGGCCCGGGTGGCCGGACTGTTCAGCCGGCGGGGCTACAATATCGACAGCCTGGCGGTGGGACGCACCGACAACCCGGCAATTTCCCGCATGACCATTGTGGTGGAGGGAGATGAACGGGTGTTGGAACAGGTCAGCAAACAACTGCATAAGCTGGTTGATGTCATTAAAATCAGCGATATTACCTCATCCCCCCATGTTGACAGGGAACTGGTGCTGATCAAGGTTAACGCCGAGTCAGGCACCCGGGGAGAAATTATGCAGATTGCCCAGATTTTCCGGGCCAACATTGTGGATTACGGCCACAAAAACTTAACCTTGGAATGCACCGGCAACCAGGAAAAAATCAATGCCTTTGAAGAAGCCTTGCGGCCCTTTGGCATCAGAGAACTGGTGCGCACCGGCAAAGTAGCCATGCTGCGGGGTGCCAAATATACCAATCTTAACAGGACAAAAGAGGAGGACTAA
- the ilvC gene encoding ketol-acid reductoisomerase, giving the protein MVKIYYDADANLEYLKGKKIAVLGYGSQGHAQAQSLRDSGLDVVVGLRRGSPSWAKAEADGLEVAAVAEACAKADVIQVLLPDEIQGRVYATEIAPHLTEGKALMFSHGFNIHFGQIVPPRHVDVFLVAPKSPGHLVRRMYVEGKGVPGLVAVHQDYTGKAKDIALAYAKGIGCTRAGVFETTFKEETETDLFGEQAVLCGGVSELIKAGFDTLVEAGYAPEMAYFECLHELKLIVDLIYEGGLSRMRYSVSNTAEYGDYMVGPRIINRQTREEMKRVLAEIQNGTFARNWMLENQVNGPQFNAIRKTEQQHPVEKVGAQLRQMMPWLKK; this is encoded by the coding sequence ATGGTAAAGATTTATTATGATGCAGATGCTAATCTGGAGTACTTAAAGGGCAAAAAGATTGCTGTTTTAGGATACGGCAGCCAGGGCCACGCCCAGGCGCAGAGCTTGCGTGACAGCGGTTTGGATGTGGTGGTAGGGCTGCGCCGGGGCAGCCCCAGCTGGGCCAAGGCGGAGGCAGACGGGCTGGAAGTGGCGGCTGTGGCGGAAGCCTGCGCCAAGGCGGATGTCATCCAGGTGCTGCTGCCGGATGAAATTCAGGGACGGGTTTATGCCACCGAAATTGCGCCCCATCTCACCGAAGGCAAGGCTTTGATGTTTTCCCACGGATTCAATATTCACTTTGGGCAAATTGTGCCGCCCCGGCATGTGGATGTCTTTCTGGTGGCGCCCAAAAGCCCCGGCCATCTGGTCAGGCGCATGTATGTAGAAGGCAAAGGGGTGCCGGGTTTGGTGGCAGTGCACCAGGATTATACCGGTAAAGCCAAAGACATTGCCCTGGCTTATGCCAAGGGCATCGGCTGCACCCGGGCGGGGGTTTTTGAAACCACCTTTAAGGAAGAAACCGAAACCGACCTGTTTGGCGAACAGGCAGTGCTGTGCGGCGGTGTCAGTGAGCTGATTAAGGCAGGTTTTGATACCCTGGTGGAAGCCGGTTATGCTCCGGAAATGGCTTACTTTGAGTGCCTGCACGAACTGAAGCTGATTGTCGACCTGATCTACGAGGGAGGGCTTTCCCGCATGAGATATTCGGTCAGCAATACCGCAGAATACGGCGACTATATGGTGGGTCCCCGCATCATCAACCGGCAAACCAGGGAAGAAATGAAACGGGTGCTGGCAGAAATTCAAAACGGTACCTTTGCCCGCAACTGGATGCTGGAAAACCAGGTAAACGGGCCGCAATTTAATGCCATCCGCAAAACGGAACAACAGCACCCGGTGGAAAAGGTGGGCGCCCAGCTGCGCCAGATGATGCCCTGGTTGAAAAAATAA
- a CDS encoding 2-isopropylmalate synthase, which yields MSNRVYIFDTTLRDGEQSPGVSLNINEKLQIARQLARLGVDILEAGFPITSHGDFAAVQAVAREVRGVTVAGLARANFKDIDCAWEALRDAEQPRIHTFIATSDIHLQYKLRKNRDQVVEAAVAAVRHARKYTSDVEFSAEDASRSDVDYLARVFGEVIKAGATVINIPDTVGYAMPDEFARFIKQVMEKTPGIEKVVVSVHCHDDLGLAVANSLAAVGAGARQVEGTVNGIGERAGNAALEEVVMGLYTRQDLYRLTTGFNTREIYRTSRLVSSLTGMPVQPNKAVVGKNAFAHESGIHQDGVLKERTTYEIMNPELVGIAASNLVLGKHSGRHAFRDRLAELGYNLSDEELNLAFARFKALADKKKEITDDDLQALVEDEIRHIPDTYTLEYFHISSGSTVVPTATVGLRVGEERQEDAACGDGPVDAIYKAVDKITGISCTLVNYAINAITGGTDALGDVTVKLKCSGQEKIYTGRGVSTDILEASAKAYVNAVNKLIYDRS from the coding sequence TTGAGCAACCGGGTTTATATTTTTGACACAACCCTGCGGGATGGTGAGCAATCCCCGGGCGTCAGTTTAAACATCAACGAAAAACTGCAAATTGCCAGGCAACTGGCCCGCCTGGGTGTGGATATTCTCGAAGCCGGTTTTCCCATTACCTCCCACGGGGATTTTGCCGCTGTGCAGGCAGTGGCCCGGGAAGTGCGGGGAGTTACGGTGGCCGGCTTGGCCCGGGCCAATTTTAAAGACATTGATTGCGCCTGGGAAGCCTTGCGGGATGCCGAACAGCCCCGCATCCATACCTTTATTGCCACTTCGGATATACACCTGCAATACAAGCTGCGCAAGAACCGGGATCAGGTGGTGGAGGCGGCTGTGGCGGCGGTGCGGCACGCCAGAAAATACACTTCGGATGTAGAGTTTTCGGCGGAGGATGCCTCCCGTTCGGATGTGGATTACCTGGCCCGGGTGTTTGGCGAGGTAATTAAAGCAGGCGCTACGGTAATTAACATACCGGATACCGTAGGTTATGCCATGCCCGATGAGTTTGCCCGGTTTATTAAACAGGTGATGGAGAAAACACCGGGCATTGAAAAGGTAGTGGTCAGCGTACACTGCCACGATGACCTGGGGTTAGCGGTGGCCAATTCCCTGGCTGCCGTTGGAGCAGGCGCCCGTCAGGTGGAGGGGACCGTTAACGGCATTGGTGAGCGGGCGGGCAACGCCGCCCTGGAAGAAGTGGTGATGGGCCTGTACACCCGCCAGGATCTTTACCGCCTCACCACCGGTTTTAACACCCGGGAAATTTACCGCACCAGCCGGTTGGTTAGTTCGTTAACCGGCATGCCGGTGCAGCCTAACAAAGCAGTGGTGGGCAAAAACGCCTTTGCCCACGAGTCCGGCATCCACCAGGACGGCGTGTTGAAAGAACGCACCACCTACGAAATTATGAACCCGGAGCTGGTTGGCATTGCGGCCAGCAACCTGGTGCTGGGCAAACATTCCGGCCGGCATGCCTTCCGGGACCGTTTGGCGGAGCTGGGCTACAACCTGTCGGATGAAGAATTGAACCTGGCCTTTGCCAGATTCAAGGCACTGGCCGATAAAAAGAAAGAAATTACGGATGACGACCTGCAGGCCCTTGTGGAAGATGAAATCAGGCATATCCCGGATACCTATACGCTGGAATACTTCCACATTTCCAGCGGCAGTACGGTGGTGCCGACAGCCACCGTAGGGCTTAGGGTAGGGGAGGAACGGCAGGAAGATGCCGCCTGCGGCGACGGCCCGGTGGATGCCATCTACAAGGCTGTGGACAAAATTACCGGCATTTCCTGCACTTTGGTTAACTATGCCATTAATGCCATTACCGGCGGCACAGACGCCCTGGGCGATGTTACCGTAAAACTAAAGTGCAGCGGCCAGGAAAAAATTTACACCGGCCGGGGGGTCAGCACCGATATTTTGGAAGCATCCGCCAAAGCCTATGTCAATGCCGTAAATAAATTGATTTATGACAGAAGTTAA
- the leuC gene encoding 3-isopropylmalate dehydratase large subunit produces MPMTITEKILAAAAGKDSVKPGELINAKVDLVLANDITAPVAIKEFQKIGLTRVWDKERVALVPDHFTPNKDIKSAEQAKLVRDFAHSQELTNYFEVGRMGIEHCLLPEQGLVGPGDVVIGADSHTCTYGALGAFATGVGSTDLAAAMALGETWFKVPESLKFVYHGSLNKWVGGKDLILYTIGQIGVDGALYRAMEFCGEAIRRLSMDGRFTMCNMAIEAGGKNGIIEPDEITRQYVEGRAKRPYTFYTSDPDAVYAAVYEFDASKIEPQVAFPHLPENARPVSQAGQVEIHQAVIGSCTNGRMEDLRLAAQVLQGKKVNKRVRLIIIPGTQEIYRQAMREGLFEIFLDAGAVVSTPTCGPCLGGHMGILAKGERCIATTNRNFVGRMGHPESEVYLANPAVTAASAVTGRISHPEEVL; encoded by the coding sequence GTGCCCATGACCATAACAGAAAAGATACTGGCTGCGGCAGCAGGAAAAGATAGCGTCAAACCGGGGGAGCTGATTAACGCCAAGGTAGACCTGGTGCTGGCCAACGATATTACCGCACCGGTGGCCATTAAAGAATTTCAAAAAATCGGCCTGACCAGGGTTTGGGATAAAGAACGGGTAGCCCTGGTGCCCGACCATTTTACCCCCAACAAAGACATCAAGTCTGCGGAACAGGCAAAACTGGTGCGGGACTTTGCCCACAGCCAGGAACTGACCAATTATTTTGAAGTGGGCCGTATGGGCATTGAACACTGCCTGCTGCCCGAACAGGGGCTGGTGGGTCCCGGCGATGTGGTGATCGGGGCTGATTCCCACACCTGCACTTACGGTGCTTTGGGTGCCTTTGCCACCGGGGTAGGCAGCACCGACCTGGCTGCCGCCATGGCCCTGGGCGAAACCTGGTTTAAAGTACCGGAATCCCTGAAGTTTGTTTATCACGGTTCCTTAAACAAATGGGTGGGCGGCAAAGACCTCATCCTTTATACGATCGGCCAAATCGGGGTGGACGGCGCCCTCTACCGGGCCATGGAATTTTGCGGCGAAGCCATCCGCCGGCTTTCCATGGACGGACGGTTTACCATGTGCAATATGGCCATTGAAGCGGGCGGCAAAAACGGCATTATTGAGCCGGATGAGATTACCCGGCAGTATGTAGAGGGTCGGGCCAAACGCCCCTACACCTTTTATACCAGCGATCCGGATGCCGTTTATGCAGCGGTTTACGAATTTGATGCAAGCAAAATTGAACCCCAGGTGGCTTTTCCTCACCTGCCGGAGAACGCCCGGCCGGTGAGCCAGGCCGGCCAGGTGGAAATCCACCAGGCGGTCATCGGTTCTTGCACCAACGGGCGGATGGAAGATTTGCGCCTGGCTGCCCAAGTGCTGCAGGGCAAAAAAGTGAACAAGCGGGTCAGGTTAATTATTATCCCGGGTACCCAGGAAATATACCGCCAGGCCATGCGGGAAGGACTGTTTGAAATTTTCCTGGATGCCGGCGCGGTGGTCAGCACCCCCACCTGCGGCCCCTGCCTGGGCGGCCATATGGGCATTTTGGCCAAGGGGGAACGCTGCATTGCCACCACCAACCGCAACTTTGTGGGCCGCATGGGCCACCCGGAAAGTGAAGTATACCTGGCCAACCCGGCAGTTACCGCTGCCAGTGCCGTGACAGGCCGCATATCACATCCCGAGGAGGTGCTGTAA
- the leuD gene encoding 3-isopropylmalate dehydratase small subunit, with protein MKLQGKVWKFGNDVDTDLIIAARYLNSSDPAELARHCMEDADPQFASRVKPGDILVAGKNFGCGSSREHAPIAIKAAGVSCVVAKSFARIFYRNAFNIGLPIFECPEIIDELQEGDVIAVDAATGAITNLTDGKTYQAVPIPDFMRQIIEAGGLINYVKGRVKQDV; from the coding sequence ATGAAGCTGCAGGGTAAAGTATGGAAATTTGGCAACGATGTGGATACCGATTTAATTATTGCGGCACGCTACCTTAACAGCTCCGACCCGGCAGAGCTGGCCAGGCACTGCATGGAGGATGCCGACCCGCAGTTTGCCTCCCGGGTAAAGCCCGGCGATATCCTGGTGGCGGGCAAAAATTTTGGCTGCGGCAGCTCCCGGGAACACGCGCCCATTGCCATTAAGGCGGCCGGGGTATCCTGTGTGGTGGCGAAATCCTTTGCCCGGATATTTTACCGCAACGCCTTTAATATCGGCCTGCCTATTTTTGAATGTCCCGAGATTATTGATGAACTGCAGGAAGGGGATGTTATTGCGGTAGACGCAGCCACGGGCGCCATCACCAACCTGACTGACGGAAAAACTTACCAGGCCGTACCCATTCCCGATTTTATGCGGCAGATTATTGAAGCGGGCGGGCTGATTAACTACGTTAAAGGGCGGGTGAAGCAGGATGTATAA
- the leuB gene encoding 3-isopropylmalate dehydrogenase produces the protein MYKIALLPGDGIGPEIIPQAVRVLQAVGEKYNRQFALQTALIGGAAYDATGHPLPEETLAVCRNSDAVLLGAVGGPKWDNLAPELRPERGALLPLRKKLGLYANLRPAVVNPALATASTLKEDIVAGLDILIIRELTGGLYFGQKHRQDLPGGGQKAVETLEYTTHEVARVARLGFEMARRRRKKLTSVDKANVLESSRLWREVVESLAGEYPDVELSHMYVDNCAMQLVRNPKQFDVLITENMFGDILTDLASQLTGSIGMLPSASLGGEVALYEPIHGSAPDIAGQNLANPIATILSAAMMLRISFGLEDEAAAVERAVNKVLQQGYRTGDIMQPGKTRLGTVEMTDAVISALGQDA, from the coding sequence ATGTATAAAATTGCGCTGCTGCCCGGCGACGGTATCGGCCCGGAAATAATCCCCCAGGCGGTCAGAGTGCTGCAGGCGGTGGGGGAAAAATATAACCGTCAGTTTGCGTTGCAAACCGCTTTAATCGGCGGGGCAGCTTACGATGCCACCGGCCACCCGCTGCCGGAGGAAACCCTGGCGGTCTGCCGTAACAGCGATGCTGTTTTACTGGGGGCGGTAGGCGGCCCCAAATGGGATAACCTGGCCCCCGAACTGCGGCCGGAGCGGGGGGCCCTGTTGCCGCTGCGCAAAAAGCTGGGGCTGTATGCCAACCTGCGCCCGGCAGTGGTAAATCCTGCCCTGGCGACTGCTTCCACCCTAAAAGAAGATATTGTGGCAGGGTTGGATATTTTGATTATCAGGGAACTTACCGGCGGTCTATACTTTGGCCAAAAACACCGGCAGGACTTGCCGGGGGGCGGCCAAAAAGCGGTTGAAACCCTGGAATATACCACCCATGAGGTGGCCCGGGTGGCCCGGCTGGGTTTTGAAATGGCCCGCCGGCGCCGTAAAAAGCTGACCTCGGTGGATAAAGCCAACGTGCTGGAAAGCTCCCGCCTGTGGCGGGAAGTGGTGGAAAGCCTGGCCGGCGAATACCCGGATGTGGAATTAAGCCACATGTATGTGGATAATTGCGCCATGCAACTGGTGCGCAACCCCAAACAGTTTGACGTGCTGATAACCGAAAACATGTTTGGCGATATTTTAACCGACCTGGCTTCCCAACTTACCGGTTCCATTGGCATGCTGCCTTCCGCCAGCCTGGGCGGCGAAGTGGCCCTGTATGAACCTATCCACGGTTCAGCACCGGATATAGCCGGTCAAAACCTGGCCAATCCTATTGCCACCATCCTGTCGGCGGCCATGATGCTGCGCATTTCCTTTGGCCTGGAGGATGAAGCTGCCGCTGTTGAACGGGCGGTAAATAAGGTACTGCAACAGGGCTACCGCACCGGTGACATCATGCAGCCGGGCAAAACACGCCTGGGTACAGTGGAAATGACCGATGCCGTTATCAGTGCGCTGGGCCAGGATGCCTGA
- the cimA gene encoding citramalate synthase, with protein MVHIGNLKATIKIYDTTLRDGTQGEGVSLSADDKIKIALRLDEMGFHYIEGGWPGSNPKDMEFFNRIRQYPLKNAIITAFGSTCRPGVAADQDANLNCLLAAGVKAAAIFGKAWDFHVIRALNTTLEENLRMVRESVAYLKAHGLTVFFDGEHFFDGYKANPDYALEVLRAAVQGGADAVILCDTNGGSLPLEVWQAVSRVKEELPGVELGIHAHNDGEMAVANTLMAVQAGAVQVQGTVNGLGERCGNANLCSVIPNLTFKLGCTTIPRENLVYLTELSRYVYELANLNPVANQPYVGESAFAHKGGIHVSALLKEPGTYEHLDPALVGNTRRVLMSELAGISNLLYKYKELHLDKNSPEGRQVLDRLKNLEHRGYQFEAAEGSLELMLRKALNGYREPFQLQSMRLILEMREEQPIHSEAVIKLKVGDEVVHTAAEGNGPVNALDNALRKALETFYPEVAGLRLLDYKVRVLQEKAGTEAMVRVLIETGNGKKTWGTVGVSTNIIEASWQALADSMAYGLLEEHKIQ; from the coding sequence GTGGTTCACATTGGGAATTTAAAGGCAACCATTAAAATTTACGATACCACCCTGCGGGACGGCACCCAGGGGGAAGGGGTCAGCCTTTCGGCCGATGATAAAATTAAAATTGCCCTGCGTTTAGACGAAATGGGCTTTCATTATATCGAGGGGGGCTGGCCCGGTTCCAACCCTAAAGATATGGAATTCTTTAACCGTATCCGGCAGTACCCCTTGAAAAACGCTATCATAACCGCCTTTGGCAGTACCTGCCGGCCCGGCGTGGCAGCCGATCAGGATGCCAACCTTAACTGCCTGCTGGCAGCCGGCGTTAAGGCGGCCGCTATTTTCGGCAAAGCCTGGGATTTTCATGTTATCAGGGCCTTAAACACCACCCTGGAAGAAAATTTGCGCATGGTAAGGGAGTCGGTGGCCTATCTTAAGGCCCATGGCCTGACGGTGTTCTTTGACGGGGAGCATTTTTTTGACGGGTACAAAGCTAACCCCGATTATGCCCTGGAGGTTTTGCGGGCGGCCGTACAGGGGGGCGCGGATGCCGTGATTCTCTGCGATACCAACGGCGGCAGCCTGCCCCTGGAGGTTTGGCAGGCGGTTAGCCGGGTTAAGGAGGAGCTGCCCGGAGTAGAACTGGGTATCCATGCCCATAATGACGGCGAGATGGCGGTGGCCAACACACTGATGGCGGTGCAGGCAGGGGCTGTTCAGGTGCAGGGTACCGTTAACGGGTTGGGCGAGCGGTGCGGCAATGCCAACCTTTGTTCCGTCATCCCCAATCTTACCTTTAAACTGGGCTGCACCACCATCCCCCGGGAAAACCTGGTTTACCTGACCGAGCTTTCCCGCTATGTCTATGAACTGGCCAACTTAAACCCGGTGGCCAACCAGCCTTATGTGGGCGAGAGTGCCTTTGCCCACAAGGGAGGCATCCATGTCAGTGCCCTGTTAAAAGAACCGGGTACCTACGAACACCTGGACCCGGCGCTGGTGGGCAATACCCGGCGGGTGTTGATGTCTGAACTGGCGGGAATTTCTAACCTGCTGTATAAATACAAAGAACTGCATTTAGATAAAAACAGCCCCGAGGGCAGGCAGGTATTAGACCGGTTGAAAAACCTGGAACACCGCGGCTACCAGTTTGAGGCGGCCGAGGGATCCCTGGAACTGATGCTGCGCAAGGCCCTTAACGGTTACCGGGAGCCTTTCCAACTGCAAAGCATGCGGCTGATTCTGGAAATGCGGGAGGAACAGCCTATCCATTCGGAAGCGGTAATTAAGCTAAAGGTGGGAGATGAGGTTGTTCATACGGCAGCGGAGGGCAACGGACCGGTCAATGCCCTGGACAACGCCCTGCGCAAAGCCCTGGAAACTTTTTATCCCGAAGTGGCGGGCCTGCGGCTGCTGGATTACAAAGTGCGGGTACTGCAAGAAAAGGCCGGCACCGAAGCCATGGTGCGTGTTTTAATTGAAACCGGCAACGGTAAAAAAACCTGGGGCACCGTAGGGGTTTCCACCAACATTATTGAAGCCAGCTGGCAGGCCCTGGCCGACAGCATGGCTTACGGCCTGCTGGAAGAACACAAAATCCAGTGA
- the cdaA gene encoding diadenylate cyclase CdaA has product MLEQLKALNLDIFNFTSILDILLVSYVFYRFMLIIQGTRAVQLIKGLVVLLVATTVSSWLHLYTVNWLLQQVMTALVVALPIVFQPELRRALETLGRGKFFSRTVNTLKEADRSRMINEVVRAVQVLTKNKMGALIIIERVTGLEEYIDTGIKIDGIVTAEFLVNIFIPNTPLHDGAVVIRGDRVTAAACFLPLSENPYISKELGTRHRAGIGISEVSDAVAVIVSEETGAISMAMDGEIDRMLDESTLKQKLNDALEQKQPGSLGSIFRRNEA; this is encoded by the coding sequence TTGCTGGAACAACTGAAGGCGCTGAACCTTGATATATTTAACTTTACCAGCATTTTAGACATTTTGCTGGTCAGCTATGTATTTTATCGCTTTATGCTGATTATTCAGGGCACCCGGGCGGTGCAGCTGATTAAGGGCTTGGTGGTGCTGCTGGTGGCCACCACCGTCAGCAGCTGGTTGCACCTGTACACCGTTAACTGGCTGCTGCAACAGGTGATGACTGCCCTGGTGGTGGCGTTGCCCATCGTATTTCAGCCGGAACTGCGGCGGGCCCTGGAAACTCTGGGGCGGGGCAAGTTTTTCAGCCGTACCGTTAACACTCTGAAAGAAGCAGACCGCAGCCGGATGATTAACGAGGTGGTGCGGGCGGTGCAGGTGTTAACCAAAAATAAAATGGGTGCCCTCATCATTATCGAAAGGGTCACCGGGTTGGAAGAATACATTGATACCGGCATAAAAATTGACGGTATTGTTACGGCGGAATTTCTGGTGAATATATTCATCCCCAACACCCCCCTGCATGACGGGGCGGTTGTTATCCGGGGCGACCGGGTAACTGCGGCCGCCTGTTTTTTGCCCCTGTCGGAAAACCCATACATCAGTAAGGAACTGGGCACCCGGCACCGGGCCGGCATTGGCATAAGCGAAGTATCCGATGCGGTGGCGGTTATTGTCTCTGAAGAAACAGGTGCCATTTCAATGGCAATGGACGGCGAAATTGACCGCATGCTGGATGAATCTACCCTGAAACAAAAATTAAATGACGCTTTGGAGCAAAAACAACCCGGTTCCTTAGGCAGCATTTTTAGGAGGAACGAAGCATGA